The DNA window TTACTGCTTCTACGAATTCCCATGTATATTTGAGCTTACGTTTAGGGTTGGTTGATGTGCTTAGCCAAACAGAATTACCGGCATCAGTTACTCCTGTCATAGCTCCTGTATTGACCGAATGGGCGGTATCAATACTGCCATCGCCAAGAGTAACGTCAGCCAAAAAGCGTTTGTAGCGCTTAATAAGTGTCGCTTTAAGGAGGGGGGAGGGAAATTTCATAAAAATTACAATTGAATATTTTTGTTTGATGATAAAGGATACGTGTTATCTCGGATTACGTCCTCATTCGTCAAGGAAAAACCTATGTCTGACAACGCCTCAACCGAAAATCCAAGTGCGGCAATTTTAATTATTGGTAATGAAATTTTATCAGGTCGCACAAAAGACTTAAACTTGCCGTGGCTGGGCGAGCAGCTTTCGTCTATGGGTATACGGCTTAGCGAGGCGCGGGTAGTACGCGATGATGAAGCGGCGATTATCGAGGCTTTGAATATACTAAAAAGCCGTAATAAATACGTGTTTACCACAGGTGGTATTGGCCCCACCCATGACGATATAACTTCGGCATGCATTGCAAAGGCATTCAATATCGAGTTGCACCGTCATCCAGATGCCTTGGCGGCTTTGCTTGCGCATTATAAACCCGAAGATGTAAACGAGGCACGGCTGAAAATGGCCGATGTGCCGCAAGGGGCGGTGTTGGTTGCTAATCCGGTGAGTGCTGCCCCGGGTTATCGTATCGAAAATGTTTATGTATTTGCGGGGGTGCCGCGCATTATGCAGGCGATGTTTGATAATATTCGCCATGAACTGGTTGGCGGCGCGCCTATTAAAAGTCGTACTATTACGGTGTTTCTTACAGAAGGCGCGGTTGCTGACAAATTAACCCAGGTGCAAAACGCCAATAGCTGTGTAGAAATTGGAAGTTATCCAATGATTAAGGACAGCCGGCTTGGAACTAGCCTTGTTTTGCGAAGCAGCGACGAAGCTGCGCTTGAGGTGGCTTATGCGCAAGTGGAAGCTATGATTCGTGATTTAGACGGTGAAGTGACGGCTTAAAATACGCTGCTTCACAAATCAGAAGCGGAAGCGTACTCCGGCTTCTACGCTGTGAATATCATTTTCAATAATGGTTTTGCCGCCGAATCCATCGTCAAATTCAGGGTCATCGGTGGTGAAATAACGATAGCCCAGATGCCATTGTGTCAAAGAGCGTGGATCTTCTTCGAAGCTTAGTCCAACCATAGCTTGCCATGCGGCTACGGTGTCTTCATCGTCACCAACCATAGGAGCTACCGGATCGCTTTGCAACTGCACATCTGCTGTACCAATGCCGCCGCCAATGTATGGCGTAAACATAGTGTTTGTTGGTATTTTCCAATAGGCATTCAGCATATATGCAGTGACATCAAAATCGCGCTCGCCTTCCGACGCAATCATTAGCGGAAAGAAGAAATCTATGCGGTTATTATCAATTTTTTGCCAATAGCGGGAAATCTCTGCTTCAAAGCTCAATCCGCCCAATGGCTGGAAAAATGCGCGGGGCATATTTACGCCTACTGAGGCGCCGAGGGCAAAGCCTGGGTCATAATCGGTTTCTGGTAGTGGGGATGTTCCGAGGTCGGATCCGCGCAGTGTGTTGATAGAGCCACGCATACCTACATACCATGTGGGAAAGTAGTCTGCAGTGCTTTTACCAGTATATTGTGCTTGAGCATCGTTTGTGGGGGCGGCAACGCTGCCTATAAAAGTAGCGGTAGCAAGGGCAATGGTAGCAAAGCTACGTATGAATAAGCGCATAATATTCTCCCAAACAAAGCTCACAATATTTTTACTAGGTCGCTTTATATACACTAAATAGCGCAGAAAGCAAAATGGAATGCGCACAGGCATTCCATTTTGCAGTTAATCAATATAGCATCGCATTTTAGAAGCGGAAACGTGCCGTAGCTTCAATGCTGTGGCTGTCATATTCATATTCGGTATTGATACCGCCATTGTTTATATCGGCATCGCTTGCGCCAAGATAGCGATAGCGCACACCCCAAAGGGTCATTGGCATAATGGTAGGAGCGTATTCCAAACCGGCCATTAACTGCCATGCAAATGTACTATCGTCTTCGCCGCCAACGTCAAGGCTGGTCATACCAACACCACCGCCCACATACGGATTCCAGCGGTTATCTGTTTTGAAATCGACCAACATATTTAACATTGTGGTGTGAGATTCAAAATCGCTACCACCAGCAGCAGAGTTATCGTTGTTACGGTAGCTATATTCCAGCTCGTAACGGGTCATATCAAAAAATGGCACTTGTGTTGGAGGTACATAGCCCAAAGATGCACCAATGATTCCGCCGCCATCGGTATTCACTTCGGTGGTTACGCCACCGGTAGTTGCATCATAGCCATCATCCATAGCCCAACCGCCATGGAGTCCAACATACCAGTTGGGCCAGCGTTTTTCGGCATGAGCGCTAGTGGCTATGAGTGATGTGGCG is part of the Alphaproteobacteria bacterium genome and encodes:
- a CDS encoding DNA/RNA nuclease SfsA, yielding MKFPSPLLKATLIKRYKRFLADVTLGDGSIDTAHSVNTGAMTGVTDAGNSVWLSTSTNPKRKLKYTWEFVEAV
- a CDS encoding molybdopterin-binding protein, translated to MSDNASTENPSAAILIIGNEILSGRTKDLNLPWLGEQLSSMGIRLSEARVVRDDEAAIIEALNILKSRNKYVFTTGGIGPTHDDITSACIAKAFNIELHRHPDALAALLAHYKPEDVNEARLKMADVPQGAVLVANPVSAAPGYRIENVYVFAGVPRIMQAMFDNIRHELVGGAPIKSRTITVFLTEGAVADKLTQVQNANSCVEIGSYPMIKDSRLGTSLVLRSSDEAALEVAYAQVEAMIRDLDGEVTA
- a CDS encoding outer membrane beta-barrel protein, translating into MRLFIRSFATIALATATFIGSVAAPTNDAQAQYTGKSTADYFPTWYVGMRGSINTLRGSDLGTSPLPETDYDPGFALGASVGVNMPRAFFQPLGGLSFEAEISRYWQKIDNNRIDFFFPLMIASEGERDFDVTAYMLNAYWKIPTNTMFTPYIGGGIGTADVQLQSDPVAPMVGDDEDTVAAWQAMVGLSFEEDPRSLTQWHLGYRYFTTDDPEFDDGFGGKTIIENDIHSVEAGVRFRF
- a CDS encoding outer membrane beta-barrel protein, whose product is MNKLAAASLAILATSLIATSAHAEKRWPNWYVGLHGGWAMDDGYDATTGGVTTEVNTDGGGIIGASLGYVPPTQVPFFDMTRYELEYSYRNNDNSAAGGSDFESHTTMLNMLVDFKTDNRWNPYVGGGVGMTSLDVGGEDDSTFAWQLMAGLEYAPTIMPMTLWGVRYRYLGASDADINNGGINTEYEYDSHSIEATARFRF